The genomic region ACTATTAGTGAGTCATAAGAGATGATTGAGAGGGATTACTTTTATATGACTCtagaaaatcctgcatagtatatcTTTAAATGTATTGCATTGACTGTTTATGTCAAATCAACAAAAATAGACCTCAGTATCAGATACATTCAGAGTCCTGATTTAGAGAAATAAAGTGTAGATGTTggatgtcatttcaaatgttccACTTTGACTCCTATTACAGAAAGAAGCAGGCTCAATATAATTGtagagagaggaaacagcagGGCTTGGTTGTGTTGAGCAGTATAAAGCAGACTATCTAAGAGGGAGAAGTGGAAAAGTTGGAGCACAGCAGTGTGACTTCTTCACCAAGCCGGACCTCCACAGTGTGAAAGTCAGAGGCTGAGACAGAGatccagcctgaaacacacagcagagactaAATGAGATAGAATCCTCCACTGATAAACAACTAACACAAGAGTTCCTCTAATCATTTGTTCTAGGAAAGAGGTTTGATGAAAGAGGAAGGGGTGTTTTTCTATCACTCACTCATAGTGCTCCACTATTGTAGCAGCATTAATAACAACATGAGAGCTGAGCTGATACTTTAGTGCTGGTTGTAGTGCAcatggtgtgaatgtgtgaggaCTGGTGTGAACAGATAAGAGTTTCATTCACATGATAGAGCGCAGGCAGAGGTGGTGATATTTTGGGTTGAagtgctgagaacagacgactGAGAACAAAGTGGAAACACTTCTCATATTGACCTGTATCTCTCTGCTTTGTACCAAAATATCTTTACATTAAGAAAGACAAAGTTCTGTGAGAGTTGAGGGTTTTAATAGTGTGTGGTTTCACAGCAGCGAGCTAAAGGACAGTCTTACTGTGGCTTTGTTTGGGCTGGTTCACATATCACTTTGACCACAATGGAAAATGACAGGGGGAGGGTTCACAGGACTTGTTGCATGTCTGTAtatgcagacaaacacagtcaGCCAAAACAGCTTCCCCATTTAATTGTTCATATACTTATTAACTGTCAGTAAATttctaaaatgtacaaaataattaCATCTTCAGCCAAATGCAGGAGAATACAGTTCACTGCTCACACATGACAGAATAGCCGTGGCTGTCTGTATGAACGTAGTGCTGAAGTGCTGATATTACTTGTAATGTTTGCCTGAATAgagctgtttgttttgtattatagtCAGTGTGAGTGAAGCTTGTGAactcagcaccatggacagagcCCACCAGGCTTTAGATAACCTTTGACATTATGTTGTGGAACTGTTGGTTTTTTGGTTATAATGCTGCTTGTTGTGCTGTGTGAGATTGGTGATTGATTATATGCTTTAAATATTCCCTctttatttaacacattatttataGAGAGAAGTACAGATGTAAGTTATAGTTGCTTCAGTTTCAGTGTCCTGGTGTGGTGCAGTCTAATATAGCAGAGCCATCATTAAATGTTCTAAGTAACACCTGTGCTATTCCTACTATCTGCTGTGAAAACGCCTGTTGTAAGATAAAAGTATGACAGTCTTGGTCAAGGATGgcatagtgtgtgtgagatgtgttgGACTGCTCTGGGCTGAACTGCTGCTTTCACTCTTAAGTCTGAATAAACTTTTTACTGTGTTCAAACTGTCTGAGCTGTTTAGTCACAGATATTaatgtttttgtacagattgTAATATGTTCTATTCAGACAAATAACAGCCTGTGTGAAAGTTCATGTTGTTATATATTAAGGAAAAGTGAAgaataattttattttgaatgtccTAAAAGGACTgtactgtgttgttgttgaacATGACAGTTACCAGTAATGCAGTTGTTGGCtaatcacaaaaaaagtattttcatgTTGTATGAACAATTCGTCttttatagtgtgtgtgatCTTAAGTGTTTGAGTGAAAGGAACATGTATACTGTTTAACATCATGGAAGTTGAAATGATGagctttttcctttctctctagTTTGAAACAAATGTTCATCATCATTGTGTAAATGTATTAGTAGAAGACATCAAGAAGACAAATCAGTGAGTGCAGTCATGTTCAGGTTTAGttaaagattccctccagacctgttttaagatgtatttgtgttgttgatgtttgCTGCAGCTCAGTGTCTTCATGTTGTTTTGTGGCTTTAGTTTACATTGTGAGAGTTAGAGAGCTGCAGACCTGTCTTCCTGTGGTTGAGACTCCTCTTTAGGTTGATACACACATTGCTGTTTGTTACCACAGTAACAAGTGTAAGAACAGACCAGTGaccagaggggtattgcacaaaagtagaataaagaaatccaggataactgagcaagcgcagcttgatctagtctgaccggcgcatcttggcttattcggttgcacgtttgctgagccaggatgaaaaggcgcggctatgtcaagccaggtgtagatagttgggataagtgcgtgttcacggcattctcaaatagacccatggcatcgttcacagaatcacagattggaaaatggaaaggtgttgcgcgtcattcttcacggccgctgaacaacagctcctgatggaatttcatgatgaggttaaagaaattataagaaaaaaaggcaacacaagcacaaagcactgtaatcaaggaaagggagaaagcctggcagacaatcgcggaccggctcaatgcATAAGTAGTGCAATTAATATACAATTACCGGGTTAAGCATAgttcagtgggtagagcacttgccccatgtgttgaggctacagtcctcgctgcaggcaatcctggttcaaatcccgcaccaagcactcctatcctgcatgtcattcccccctctctgtctccagttttcctgtctctctactaactgtacatcaaaggcaaaaagcccaaaaaatatactttaaaaaaaaagtacaattaatacaacagtgctccactagaactaATATagtcaaaattacaattaaaggactaaagaagttactgtccaagcccactaataacagttttgatttaaattaaattaaacactttgatttaaatgtggcaagtaaaagtgcatgctactcaggaaatataattaagtgcaaacaattattataattaggtgtagggcagggggaaggcatatctgcagctgcaggatgcacttctgcagatgaggagactggactccaggcttgaggtatcatgccaattttgtggaaatgtcttgctcatttagcccataatggatatgaagtcagtgatttggtgccaatagaaaataacatgtaacaggacccagatgctgctcagcctcagaagtagccaagtaacattgtgagtatcggctagtaaatagtacaaagtaaatctactgtacattatacacaataatgataccacatgaatgactataaaatgaatgttgcaattaaacagtcagactttaatgaaacgacaatatagtctattatatcaacatatttagaaagaccatggaaatgctgtaaaacccattaatttgtcacaagattgacagaactgccagataaatccctgagaataatcttagcctggttgttagcctggtctggagcaggctagctgcagagaataaatcaccatagtaactgggccgggttaaatttaacctgctttcatgcaaccgacttgaggctaaattcagccaggataactaacataaCCCGtcttaatcccttatcctggtttcgtgcaatacccctcagatCAGTTTCACTCTGAGTTGCAGTTCCAGTTGTTTCCTGAGTCTATCTGGTGGCAGCATTAATCACATTTGTCTCCAtgtgacaaagtgggtgagagcacaccatttgtccccattgattacatttgcaccataacttattaatttaattatacttaCCGTTGGTTTTTTTAACCATAAGTTAGTCAGTAATCATACTTTGCAGATACTTACCATCTCAGCAGACTTTTggttacaataaaacacacacttgtattgAAGTTAGAGTTTATTGGTTTAGTTAGTATCTTTAGTTAGTATAGTATAAAAGCTTTGTATCTTTCTGTTACTCACCATACTTGTGTTCAGGAGTCAAAGGGAGGAGGCGGCCTATGTCTCCTGAATTTATAGACTGGTGACATCACTAGTGATGTCATTAGGGAAGAACCATGTGGAGGGGTGGTTGGTGAATTGTTGTGTTAATATGTTAAGATTGTTTATGATTTGATTAGGTTTTTGGTGGCAGATGTAATGGAGATGGGCCGGATATAAGTGATGTCAAGTGAATGTTGTTGAACTGCTAATCTTGTTGTTACTTGTTTCAGGAAGGGCTCAGGATGTACCTGAGGAGTGGTAGGGTCCACTTTCATTCAGAGGGCAGGCTGATAGAGGGCTCTATATAAGAAGGAGCTGTGAGACTGCACAGGGGAGTTGTTCTGCTAGAGTGTAGCCGTGTACAcgtaattttaattttatttcagttatacTTATGAgttaagttgtttgttttgttcttttttgtttgtacaactttttgttaccttatataatttataagaataaaaactCCGGTGGCCATCTGATTCAGccttctgtgtctgcctcctaCTTTGATTAGACCACTTTGGTTGGCCTGTACCACACTCCAGCTCTCTGTCTGATGCAGGTCTTCTTCTAGTTTTAGCTTTTGGATGGAAACTCAGCGCTGCATAGTTCAGGTCATCAGAGCCCAGATTCtgtaaataaacatattcaGTCACTCATCTCACAtagcaaaataaaagcatgatgtGATAAATGAAGCAGACAGCATAAAAAATAGACTTTGATCACCTCACTGTGTTGTGGATTCTGTCCCTCATTTTGAGCTGAATGACAGGAAGAGTAAAACTGGTCGTCAGTTGTTttcagttcatctttttttgtcttttaaattaaCACATAGGCAAAGACAACGTTGCATTTGTAAACTTAACTTAATTCAAACCAAATACAAGTACCTGTATGAAGTTTCTTTATTTTGACAAGCAGAGCCATGATGACTATAATGAGGAAAACCATCACACCAACCAggatcacagtcacagtcatCCAGTCTACTATTCCATCAAACACTTCTACAAGAGAGATGATTGAATCAAACTTTTTGTACAGTGTTTTACatctattgtctttattttgacACAAATTTGTTGATTTTcaatgaaaagacagaaaatagtcTTACCTTGAACCTTTAAATATGTTGCACTGACAATAACTGGATTCCCATCTGATTTAAATCCACAGAAatacagtccagagtcagataaaTCCACTTGTGTAATCTTGAGAAAGAGGGTGGTGGTGTTGGACGTCATATTAAATTTGCCATTTTGAAATCCATCGCATAATGCAGCATTGGCTTCAGGGGTGATCATAGAGGAGATGCAGCTGGAGTTGGATCTGTCAGCCAGTTTGAACCAGAAGATGTGAATGGGAAGACTGGAAAAGTTGGAGCAGTGCAGTGTGACTTGTTGAGCAGGCTGAACCTCCACAGTGTAAAACTCAGAAACAGAGACGGTGAGACAACCTGAAACAAACAAGTCAGTTATTCATAGGCTGAGCAAACAATACACATGATGTTATTAATTAGTCATTTTATATTGAGTAAAGAATGTGGCAGATATACTTACAGAGTAAAGTTGTTAGCAAGGTGAAGTTCATGTTTGTGCTTACGGTAGGACTGTACCACTGCAACGTCTGTCACTGAACTGTGCTCCAGTCAGTGTGGTCTCATGTGAAGAGGCCACgtgttgttttgttcttctgGGAGCTCAAACGGACAACTTAGatactttactttttacttttactactcatgctgaaataaaatcataaatctCAGTACTTTAACTCTCAtctaataaactaaatatttatacCCTTTGTTCACCTGAACCTCAGAAATGATGTTTCATTGTGTTGTAGTTGTAGGTGTAGCAGTTAAAATGTAGAACAATGTTATAGCTCCACTTGTTCACTGCCAGACATTTGTCCTGATTCTAAAACTGGTTAAAAATCCATCCAGGCTTCATTCATCTCAATCTGTTTATTTAAACTAATGctgtcatatacagtacacatcaTAGATTGTATATAAAGAAATGATGACATGACAGCTCTACAAAAGTTAatccaaaacattttaataacccCCTGTTGATTGGTTGTACGTAGCTTCTCACAGAAATGTGGTGATGTGACTTAGTGTGATAAATGTGAACTGTGATGAGGTGAGCAGTGACACAGTTTGAGTGGTTTACCACTAACAGGATGCTCACACCTCTACAAATACCAAACATGTCTTCACTGTATCATGAGTTTCTACTGTTGAGAACATCAaggcttttgtgtgtgtggttgtgatACAGAGAGCTAAAGGCTGAGCTTCCACTGGCTGAGACCTCATCAATGATACAGATACACACCTCACTGATACACACAGTGCTGTTTGTTAGCACAGTGGACAAATAATAATGGAGAAGTTACTGCTACGAACCATTTCTGAATACATTCTGCTTTTAGTTCAGACATTTATATCCTGTCACATTACCAGTTTTACTGTGCCATGTTGTGCCCAGTCATGCTGAGTCACACAGTGCACCTGACCCGCCTCCAAGTGAGTTGTGTTGATTTCTTGCCAACTGTGGTCAACCTGTGATGATCCCCTTCTCCCCCTCAAACAAGCTGTGATGCACAGTGAGACTAAACTCATCACTCTGCTGGAgaccagagagaaagacagtTTGAAAAGTCTCTGGGtgtgatttactaaaggtctgcgtgtgtaaaaacgtttGCAAATTTGACATCACCCACAAAagatgtgcaagctgatctactaacattGTGCACTGAGATTtgtgtctttcaaatgtgcaagatagTACGCGCTGTCTATTTAgcacgtttgccataatgaatatgtaaagtGGGGCGTTTCAATCCCAGTGAGCAAAATACAGGGacgagaaaatgcaaatatgttatttagcacacacattgtgattaaccaaacctgaaggtaatgttTCTGAtggtaactgtgtctataaataataacttTGAAGGGCAGATATTAACCTGCTGATcactgcacacagatgacttctgttactgtggagaggaggagaaggaggcacaatgacagaatacttACAGGAGTTTTTCCACCCATGttaataattttggagtggaatatttattgttttactaACAACaatgactttgtcacaaatactctcccatatgtcgttttttctggtaatatttgtttttgttataactcaatatatttattaacctcttccactaaaacctgatcacatttcattttgtgcttgcagcttcctgctcgtccaaactctccttTAATACACGCTAatccctcatttaaatactgctgtctccaccctgttacACCTGTTTTCAtgtacgcagttattcttagtagatcacccgcaaagcTCACGCAAACGAAACGCGCAAACTATTGCCCTGTGCACGTAATGTAGTAGCTACTATTtaggatcttagtaaatcaggccctctGTGTGTCCAGCTCTCTGTACTTTTGGAGCTTCTAACTGACTTTGTACAGTCAGATATCTGCTGATCATGTTCAGCTTTTTCAGAGTTACTTCTGATGAAAAAGCTTTCCACTGACAAGCTAATGAAGAACTTTTACTGTGAATAATTTATGTtgttaaaacaaattaataGTGTTTATCCACTGTTTCACATCTGTGACTTTGAACACTGGTGACTGTcatgattatattttattatttacaatcAGCTGCTTTCTCAAGTCTTGGCTCAAGACAAATGCATCATCATATAGACACACCTTCAAGGAcgtatttgaatgtgtgtggaAAACACCAACATAACTGTTTATCTTGTCCTGATAAGTTTTTGCAGTAGttttgaaaataatgtttttcttaaaaCTGAATATCAGTGGATGCAAATACTAGAGAAGTGAGATCTTAACCAATGGAGCcctgttagagggttagagaCCTGGCTCCTCCTCCATGAAACACCATTCATATGATTTCAGATTGAGATGTGAAGCACATGGTGGATGGACAGCGTTGTGTTTCAAGTGTTAAGTGTGACCCTTGACAAGTGGAGCAGTGACACAGTTGTAGTCTGATATACAGCTGACATGATGCTTATTCATTACATCTCCACTTATTACACACATATGATATGACAGTTAAAATCTTCAGTTTTAACATTGTTGAATTGTGTTTGTAAAAGTTCCATCCAAGTGTAGAAGCTTTGAATTAGTGTCAAAGTAAAGCATCTTTGATCTAACAGAGCACATGGTTATCACCTCAGTGGTGCTCAGACCACATTGAGCTGCCTCTTCCTGTCAAACAAGTCATGTGTACCTCACTCACTCATCCACTGCTTCCAACCTCCATATAACACTCACTATTAAACAATGTGGATAATCATCAGTGTCCTCActgactcctcctccatcaaacacaaatcatgtttttactaAATCAACTTTGACTGTGAGAAAGAAAATGCTGAGAATTAAAACTCTGCAGTAGACAG from Scomber japonicus isolate fScoJap1 chromosome 22, fScoJap1.pri, whole genome shotgun sequence harbors:
- the LOC128383797 gene encoding uncharacterized protein LOC128383797; this encodes MKTFTLITALSLCSISCLTVSVSEFYTVEVQPAQQVTLHCSNFSSLPIHIFWFKLADRSNSSCISSMITPEANAALCDGFQNGKFNMTSNTTTLFLKITQVDLSDSGLYFCGFKSDGNPVIVSATYLKVQEVFDGIVDWMTVTVILVGVMVFLIIVIMALLVKIKKLHTAQNEGQNPQHSENLGSDDLNYAALSFHPKAKTRRRPASDRELESNVINAATR